DNA from Scheffersomyces stipitis CBS 6054 chromosome 1, whole genome shotgun sequence:
TTAACTCATGTAGCCAGCTGAAGGACCATAGCCAAATTACAGCCAGTATCCATGATTCGAAGTTAATTGCTTCATCACCGAGAACAAACCGTGTTGAGCGCCAGCTCAGTCTTGACGAACACAATTTCTCGAGTGTGAGTACAGACCCATTCGATGATGATCTAGATTCCCAGCTTCTTGGGGCTTCGACTCCTACAAGAGCGACTGCGAACCCTAATGATGACAGTGCAGACGCATACCCTGATGACGAGCAGAATAATACGGTAGGAGAAATTCACGCATTTGGAGACTATGCCACTTACTTCCGGACCAAGCATCTCAAGCAgcagaaagaagacgaagagtACATTAAGTGGGACCTTAAAAGAAGAGCCCAACTCAACGGTGGAAGGGCAGTAGCTGTAAAACCGATATTTGAAGGTTGCATTGTTTATGTGAATGGACACACCAATCCTTCTATCAATGAGATCCATCGTCTTATCATTGTACACAGTGGGAAATTCATTAGTTATTTGTCTAATAAGGGAGCAGCAACTCATATCATTTGCGATAGACTTacaccaaagaagaaagttgaatATCGCAATTACAAGGTGGTTAGAGCGCAATGGGTGGTAGATTGTGTTGCCTCAAATGAGCTATTAGACTGGACTCAATACAGATTGATTCTGGAAATAGAGTACGGTCAGAAAAGACTACAATTTGGTGATTCTCCTACACGACATTCTGGATCTGACTCTGTTACGCCATCCAATGAGTCAGATCTGGAACTCGCCAACTCCATGGCTGATAACAACGAAGATCCTCTTTTAGAGGAACTCGAGGACGACTTCATTGAGCCCATAGAACCTTCTGGGTCTAATGACGTAGGTTCCAAAGgcgaaaagaagataatggATGCTAAACACCCcgagttcttgaaacaTTTCTTTGCAAATTCACGACTTCACCATCTAAGTATGTGGAAGGCTGATCTTAAATTGAGATTCTTAAGAAGGATTgtcaaagaaaacaaaagtgGTGAAACCAAACGCACCTCGCAAGGTATAAGGGTAATTTTTCATGTAGACTTCGACTGTTTCTTTGCAACAGCTTCCTGTTTGAATCGCCCGGAACTTGATATCAATAAGGACCCAATAGCAGTTACACATGGTGGCAAGTCATCTGATGTGGCTAGTTGTAATTATGTGGCTAGGAATTTTGGAGTCAAAAATGGAATGTGGGTAAGTCAGGCAAAGAAGTTGTGTCCGAATTTAATCATGTTGGACTATGACTACAAAAGATATGAAAGCTATTCCAGTGAGTTTTACAATTACTTCTTATCGTATGATATATTTGATTCTATATTCCCCGTGCTGATTGATGAAGTGTTGATAGACGCTTCGAGTCATTTTGCTCAGAACGAAGAGAACCTAGTCGACATGGTCAATGCGTTGAGCACTCGGATTCGAGATGATATATTCAAGTTTACCAAATGTTCAGTTAGTGTCGGTGTATCACGAAACGTCATGCTTGCCAAGCTTGCCCTCAGAAAAGCAAAACCAAATGgacaattctttctttatgAGGGCGTTGACGAATTTTTAGACCTGATTTCTGTTAAATCTTTGCCCGGGATTGGAAGGAGCATCCAAGAACGGCTTGCTGACGTTCTTAATCAACCCAAAACAATGGATATTTATATCCGTGATTTAAAAGCTTTTTCAAAGACCAAATTGATTTCCATTTTAGGAGACAAGACAGGCGTTAAACTTTATGAGTATGCAAGAGGAATTGATGATACGAGCTTGGTAATCGATACGAGTAACCCGGAAGCCTTACTTGGTAGGaaatctgtttctgttgacGTGAATTTCGGAATCAGATTTGATACTGTCTCTGAATTGGACGATTTCTTGATCCGTATTGCAAAGGAACTTTATTCAAGATTAATTTCCTTGGGTGTATGTGGTTCTAACTTGACTCTTAAGCTTGCAAAGAGAGCACCTGGAGCAGCAGTCAACCCAGCAAAATATCTTGGAATGGGTTATTGTGACTTTGTAAATAAGTCGTCCCATTTGGGAGTTCCTACCAACGACTGGGGAATAATCGGCTCAGAATTGAAGGCATTATATCGTATGGTAAATGTTCCCGTTAAAGAATTACGtggaatttcaatttccttAACAAAATTGAGGGATGTcgaaaatttgaaaagttcaaaacAGATGAAATTGCCGTTTAAGAAGACGAAGGAGCTTGTTAGAACAGAATTCGGAGCATTCCTGAAATTGAAACCTATCGATTCCATACAAATTGAAAGTGGAAGCAAACGCAAATCAAACATTGCTGAAGGAAATGTCAATATATCCGGGTATCATGAttacttcaacaaggaatctgaaattgattgggaagttcttgatgCACTACCATGGGATCTTCGAAGAGAAATTCAGAAAGAGCTTGAACGAAGAGGAATGATACCAGTCAGTCCAAGCAAAGCCCCTCCTGGAACCAAAGCCTATCTACAACAGTTGATCCCAACACAAATCGGCTCAACACCGAAATACGTTAGAGTTTTTGAAAAACCTCAGCTAAAGTCTCCCAGAAAACGACAAAAATTGCACTCAAAATCGCCACTGCCCAATAAGCAAGTCATGGTTGGAGAATCACAATTTTACGATTGCTCAGTGATCAATGAGCTTCCTTTAAATATAAAGGCGGAGGTCTTGAAAGATATGAAATACAGGAAAAAAGTCAAAGAGTTTGACATGACAGCACTTAAAGATAAGGTTTCCATGAAGTATGAAAAATCAAAGGCTATGGTTGACGAGGTTTCCCTGGAATGGATATCACAGCAaagaacaattcttcaacgacCAAAGTTTTTGAATGAAAAAGTATCGGTGCATCAAGTCAAATTACAGCTTGATAAATGGATTCAGCTGTCCTTGATTCAGAAAGGTCCACATGTAGACGATGTACATGTTTTTGCTCTGTATTTGAAAGATCTATCGAAACAGAATGTAAATTCAAGTATGATCCTTATCAACCATATCTGGAAAGTCTTAAAGTACCATGAATCTATATTAGCAATGTCAGTATTGGTGGAATCAGATGAAGTTATGTACATGAAGGAAGGTATCGCAGAGTGGAAGTCATCAATTGATGTGCATTTACTTCCAATCGTGGACAGCGATTTTGATATATAGATTTGAATACTCTAACCtatattttcaatttttcaattcgaAATTCCACAAAAAATGATTCATGACTTCATCAAACTAGTGTGTGACCGAGAATTACTGATTAATGAATGTACAAAATCAGTATGTAGTGGAACGTGAGTtttgttggatttgaaaCTTGGCAATAAGCTTCCAAAACTTCAGTCGAGAGTTTCATATAGACAATTCTAATCATAATGAAGATCTATATACAGTAAACAGTTACTTAAGTGCATGTACATATTAATCTCTCGCTTAAAATAATTCCTTCCTTCACTGAGTATCCTCTTTTCTTAAACCTCAGGAATTGACTTTCATAAGTTTTCGTCTATTTACTTTCATAACCGTCACCTTTCAAAACCTAGTCTTGTACTATCCTTTTTATAAGTACGAGCAAGGTAATTGTCCTATCGAGACTCACTGCAACTACTGACCAACTAAATGCTTTGATCTTTTGAGATGTAAAATTACGCGATGTCCCAGTATGATAGTGATAACGAAAAAGTTATCGAACGAAGAGTTTGGCTAAACGATTCAGAAAGAGTTACCAAGATATGCGATTTACTTCCATCAAATAAGGGTAGACAGTCtctaatttcttctttgttgtCCGCGTATGGGTTAAGAGAAAGATGCTATGGAATTATAGGTGAATATAGAGCTCTGAGACAGGAGTTGGCTTCTTATCACGACGAAAACTTTGTAGATTTCTTGTTACAGGATAGACTAAGGTTAGATAGAACTGTCAGTTGCGAATTAACACACGACTTTCAGTACACCGGAGCGTCTCTTGCTTCAAACCATGATACAATCAATGATGAAATAAGCATTTCCGAATCTCAGAGATATGGCTTGGTGCATGACTGTTACATTTTCCCATTCATTGGAGAATATGTTCGAGCTGTAGGCGGTTCAAGTATAGCTTCAGCAAAGACTTTAATTCGTGAggcatcttcttccattcaAAATGTAGTCGTGAATTGGTATGGTGGTCGTCATCACTGCACCAAGAGTAGAGCAGCTGGATACTGCTATATAAACGACGTGGTTCTTGCCATTGGTGTCTTAAGAAAAAAATTCCGTAGAATTTTCTACCTAGACTTAGATCTACATCATGGAGATGGCGTTGAGTCTGGATATGAACACTCCAAGAATGTGTTTACCTGCTCCATACATAGATATGATTTAGGATTCTATCCGGGAACAGGTAGGATGGCTGACTCCAAAAGCAAGAAAGTCAACATCCCAACAAGACGAGGGTTGAGCGACAATAGCTTGCTCTATATCATAAAGAATATAGTTGTTCCATTAATTATGGGGTTTGAACCAGAGGTTATCATAATACAAGCAGGTTGCGATGGCTTAGGAACAGATACCCACAAAGAATGGAATTTGACAATCAAGGGATTTTCGCAAGTGCTAGATTTTCTATTGAAAGAGTTTGAGCCTATACCGTTCTTGATTCTTGGCGGAGGTGGTTACAATCATACTGAAACAGCCAAATGTTGGGCTCACGCAACAAGAACTATCCTTGGACATAATGAAGAATGGGATTTGATACCAGAACATAGCCTCCTTGACGAATACGAAGATGATGGATATCAATTTTGGACCGGAATCAACCTGGCTCCTATGAAAAAGAAGGACGAAAACGACATGCCCTATttagaagaaatgaagtcGTATATTCTTAATATGCACAGATAATTCTATAAATGTGACTTCAATTAATGTCATATTCAAAATAATCGTTCATTGACTGAGACCAGTTTTCGTCCCAACGTAACTTACTTTCGGCAATTGCACCTTCTTTCAACCTAGAAAGCAACTTTTCATTCGTAAGGGCCGTTGTCAAAAGATTATAAATCTCGTCAGATTCATCAATGCTAGAGTCCTTAGAGGAAGTAACCAATCCATTATAATTTTGTTTAACTAATTCGTTAATGGCAGGGAAATCTAATGATACTACTGGAACTCCACAGCCGAAAAAGTCAACAATCTTCATGGGCAAATCAATACCACTAGAAGAGGTATGCAATGAGACTCCAAGATCTGCAGTCGCCAATAACCTAGGATAATCCTCAGAAGAGAGCCAGGCTGATTTAATTATTACTTTATTTGTTAGCATAAGTTCGTGAACATGTTCCAAAAACTGTTGCTTAAGTGGTCCCTTTCCAGTCACAAACAAAAAAACGGGAGGCAGATTCTTGTCTAAGTCATATTTTTTTAGAGCCTTCAATAATATACTAAAATCTTCATCTGGGGTGAACGACGTAGAACTAACTAGAATCTTGTATTGATCTAGATTTTCGACTCCATTGAACAA
Protein-coding regions in this window:
- the REV1 gene encoding DNA repair protein (Protein required for mutagenesis by physical and chemical agents); its protein translation is MESTDESEDNLRESRQSPEVDQDFVAPPQRVSQIDSVTYSSFLRSLDDEHLIEHINSCSQSKDHSQITASIHDSKLIASSPRTNRVERQLSLDEHNFSSVSTDPFDDDLDSQLLGASTPTRATANPNDDSADAYPDDEQNNTVGEIHAFGDYATYFRTKHLKQQKEDEEYIKWDLKRRAQLNGGRAVAVKPIFEGCIVYVNGHTNPSINEIHRLIIVHSGKFISYLSNKGAATHIICDRLTPKKKVEYRNYKVVRAQWVVDCVASNELLDWTQYRLISEIEYGQKRLQFGDSPTRHSGSDSVTPSNESDSELANSMADNNEDPLLEELEDDFIEPIEPSGSNDVGSKGEKKIMDAKHPEFLKHFFANSRLHHLSMWKADLKLRFLRRIVKENKSGETKRTSQGIRVIFHVDFDCFFATASCLNRPELDINKDPIAVTHGGKSSDVASCNYVARNFGVKNGMWVSQAKKLCPNLIMLDYDYKRYESYSSEFYNYFLSYDIFDSIFPVSIDEVLIDASSHFAQNEENLVDMVNALSTRIRDDIFKFTKCSVSVGVSRNVMLAKLALRKAKPNGQFFLYEGVDEFLDSISVKSLPGIGRSIQERLADVLNQPKTMDIYIRDLKAFSKTKLISILGDKTGVKLYEYARGIDDTSLVIDTSNPEALLGRKSVSVDVNFGIRFDTVSELDDFLIRIAKELYSRLISLGVCGSNLTLKLAKRAPGAAVNPAKYLGMGYCDFVNKSSHLGVPTNDWGIIGSELKALYRMVNVPVKELRGISISLTKLRDVENLKSSKQMKLPFKKTKELVRTEFGAFSKLKPIDSIQIESGSKRKSNIAEGNVNISGYHDYFNKESEIDWEVLDALPWDLRREIQKELERRGMIPVSPSKAPPGTKAYLQQLIPTQIGSTPKYVRVFEKPQLKSPRKRQKLHSKSPSPNKQVMVGESQFYDCSVINELPLNIKAEVLKDMKYRKKVKEFDMTALKDKVSMKYEKSKAMVDEVSSEWISQQRTILQRPKFLNEKVSVHQVKLQLDKWIQSSLIQKGPHVDDVHVFASYLKDLSKQNVNSSMILINHIWKVLKYHESILAMSVLVESDEVMYMKEGIAEWKSSIDVHLLPIVDSDFDI
- a CDS encoding histone deacetylase: MSQYDSDNEKVIERRVWLNDSERVTKICDLLPSNKGRQSLISSLLSAYGLRERCYGIIGEYRASRQELASYHDENFVDFLLQDRLRLDRTVTSLASNHDTINDEISISESQRYGLVHDCYIFPFIGEYVRAVGGSSIASAKTLIREASSSIQNVVVNWYGGRHHCTKSRAAGYCYINDVVLAIGVLRKKFRRIFYLDLDLHHGDGVESGYEHSKNVFTCSIHRYDLGFYPGTGRMADSKSKKVNIPTRRGLSDNSLLYIIKNIVVPLIMGFEPEVIIIQAGCDGLGTDTHKEWNLTIKGFSQVLDFLLKEFEPIPFLILGGGGYNHTETAKCWAHATRTILGHNEEWDLIPEHSLLDEYEDDGYQFWTGINSAPMKKKDENDMPYLEEMKSYILNMHR